One part of the Alligator mississippiensis isolate rAllMis1 chromosome 3, rAllMis1, whole genome shotgun sequence genome encodes these proteins:
- the VLDLR gene encoding very low-density lipoprotein receptor isoform X2, with protein sequence MDRGDPPRLPGTCCAPSRCRRLGTSASRGLCLLLAALCCLRSVQGARAKCEESQFQCNNGRCIPLLWKCDGDDDCSDGSDERSCVKKTCAESDFVCSNGQCVPNRWQCDGDPDCEDGSDENPELCHMRTCRVNEVSCGAKSTQCIPVSWKCDGERDCDSGEDEENCGNVTCSPAEFTCKSGQCISKNFVCNGQDDCSDGSDELDCAPPTCGVHEFQCKSSTCIPISWVCDDDADCSDQSDESLEQCGRQPVPPVKCSPSEVQCGSGECIHKKWRCDGDADCKDGSDEINCPSRTCRPDQFRCEDGNCIHGSRQCNGVRDCLDGSDEANCQNVNQCSGPGKFKCRSGECIDASKVCNQQQDCRDWSDEPLKECNLNECLVNNGGCSHICRDLIIGYECDCPAGFELIDRKTCGDIDECQNPGICSQICINLKGGYKCECSRGYQMDLATGVCKAVGKEPALIFTNRRDIRKIGLERKEYTQLVEQLRNTVALDADIEEQKLYWADFSLKAIFSAPLDTRDKVGKHVKIVDNVHSPAAIAIDWVYKNIYWTDSALKTISVASIDGTKRRILFNTDLREPASIAVDPLSGFMYWSDWGEPAKIEKAGMNGFDRQQLVTTEIQWPNGIALDLVKSRLYWVDSKLHMLSSVDLNGQDRRIVLKSHELLAHPLALTIFEDRVYWIDGENEAIYGANKFSGSEWVTLVNNLNDAQDIIVYHELVQPSGKDWCHEDVVNGGCEYMCLPAPQINEYSPKYTCTCPTGYNLQEDGLKCSGRNLSSTVSEVSSTKRTSAAWAIIPVLLVAMAAVGGYFMWRNWQHKNMKSMNFDNPVYLKTTEEDLTIDIGRHSSSVGHTYPAISIVSTDEDVA encoded by the exons aTGGACCGGGGCGACCCCCCCCGCCTGCCGGGGACTTGTTGTGCGCCGAGCCGCTGCCGCCGCCTGGGCACGTCGGCGTCgcgggggctctgcctgctgctggccgCGCTGTGCTGCCTGCGCTCCGTGCAAG gtgcaaGAGCAAAATGTGAAGAATCTCAATTCCAGTGCAATAATGGACGTTGTATTCCCTTATTATGGAAatgtgatggtgatgatgattgTTCTGATGGCAGTGATGAACGTTCCTGTG TGAAGAAGACATGTGCTGAATCTGACTTTGTATGCAGCAATGGGCAGTGTGTACCAAACAGGTGGCAGTGTGATGGAGATCCAGACTGTGAAGATGGATCTGATGAAAACCCAGAACTGTGCC ATATGAGAACATGCCGGGTAAATGAAGTCAGCTGTGGTGCAAAGTCCACTCAGTGTATTCCTGTGTCCTGGAAGTGTGACGGTGAAAGAGATTGTGACAGTGGTGAAGATGAAGAGAACTGtg GCAATGTAACTTGTAGTCCAGCAGAGTTCACTTGCAAAAGTGGACAGTGCATCTCCAAAAACTTTGTCTGCAATGGCCAAGATGACTGCAGTGATGGTAGTGATGAACTAGACTGTGCACCACCTACTTGTGGAGTCCATGAATTCCAATGCAAGAGCTCTACCTGTATCCCAATTAGTTGGGTATGTGATGATGATGCAGACTGTTCAGACCAGTCGGATGAATCTCTGGAGCAGTGTGGCCGTCAGCCTGTCCCTCCTGTGAAGTGCTCTCCCAGTGAAGTACAGTGTGGCTCGGGGGAATGCATTCACAAGAAATGGCGCTGTGATGGAGATGCAGACTGCAAGGATGGAAGCGATGAGATAAATTGCC CTTCTCGGACTTGTAGGCCAGACCAGTTCAGATGTGAAGATGGGAACTGCATCCACGGTAGTAGGCAATGCAATGGTGTCCGAGACTGCCTGGATGGAAGTGATGAGGCCAACTGTCAAAATG TCAATCAGTGCTCTGGACCTGGCAAATTCAAGTGCAGAAGTGGAGAATGCATTGATGCCAGCAAAGTCTGTAACCAGCAGCAGGACTGCAGGGACTGGAGTGATGAGCCCCTCAAGGAATGCA ACCTTAATGAATGCCTGGTAAACAATGGTGGCTGCTCCCATATCTGCAGAGACTTGATCATTGGATATGAATGTGACTGCCCAGCTGGTTTTGAGCTAATAGATAGGAAAACATGTGGAG ATATCGATGAATGCCAGAATCCTGGGATCTGCAGCCAAATCTGTATTAACCTAAAAGGGGGCTACAAGTGCGAATGTAGTCGTGGCTACCAAATGGACCTAGCTACTGGAGTGTGCAAAGCAGTTG gaaAAGAACCGGCTCTAATCTTCACTAACCGTCGGGACATCAGGAAGATTGGCCTAGAAAGGAAAGAATACACCCAGCTGGTAGAGCAACTGAGAAACACTGTAGCACTGGATGCTGATATTGAAGAGCAGAAACTTTACTGGGCTGACTTTAGCCTTAAAGCAATCTTTAG TGCCCCACTTGATACTCGTGACAAAGTAGGTAAACATGTTAAAATTGTAGACAATGTGCATAGCCCTGCAGCAATTGCTATTGACTGGGTATACAAGAATATCTACTGGACTGACTCTGCTCTGAAGACCATTTCTGTGGCTAGTATTGATGGCACTAAAAGAAGGATTCTATTCAACACTGACTTAAGAGAGCCAGCCTCCATTGCTGTGGATCCTCTCTCTGG CTTTATGTACTGGTCTGACTGGGGTGAACCAGCAAAAATTGAAAAAGCAGGAATGAATGGATTTGATAGACAGCAGCTGGTAACAACTGAAATCCAGTGGCCTAATGGAATTGCACTAG ATCTTGTAAAAAGTCGCCTTTACTGGGTTGACTCTAAACTACATATGCTGTCCAGTGTGGATCTGAATGGCCAGGATCGTAGGATTGTGCTGAAATCACATGAGTTGCTTGCACATCCCCTTGCTCTAACCATATTTGAG gaccGTGTCTACTGGATTGATGGGGAGAATGAGGCCATCTATGGTGCCAACAAATTTTCTGGATCTGAATGGGTAACACTGGTGAACAACCTCAATGATGCACAGGATATCATTGTCTATCATGAGCTTGTTCAGCCTTCAG GCAAGGACTGGTGCCATGAGGATGTAGTAAATGGAGGCTGTGAGTACAtgtgcctgcctgctccccagataAATGAATACTCTCCAAAGTATACCTGCACGTGTCCTACTGGATACAACTTGCAAGAGGATGGCCTGAAGTGTTCAG GACGCAATCTCAGCAGTACAGTGTCAGAAGTAAGTTCTACTAAAAGAACTTCAGCTGCATGGGCCATTATTCCTGTAT TATTGGTGGCAATGGCTGCAGTAGGTGGTTACTTCATGTGGCGTAACTGGCAACACAAGAACATGAAAAGCATGAACTTTGACAACCCTGTCTACTTGAAAACCACTGAAGAAGACCTCACTATTGATATTGGGAGACACAGCAGTTCAGTAGGACACACTTACCCAGCA ATATCTATTGTAAGTACAGATGAAGATGTAGCTTGA
- the VLDLR gene encoding very low-density lipoprotein receptor isoform X1, with amino-acid sequence MDRGDPPRLPGTCCAPSRCRRLGTSASRGLCLLLAALCCLRSVQGARAKCEESQFQCNNGRCIPLLWKCDGDDDCSDGSDERSCVKKTCAESDFVCSNGQCVPNRWQCDGDPDCEDGSDENPELCHMRTCRVNEVSCGAKSTQCIPVSWKCDGERDCDSGEDEENCGNVTCSPAEFTCKSGQCISKNFVCNGQDDCSDGSDELDCAPPTCGVHEFQCKSSTCIPISWVCDDDADCSDQSDESLEQCGRQPVPPVKCSPSEVQCGSGECIHKKWRCDGDADCKDGSDEINCPSRTCRPDQFRCEDGNCIHGSRQCNGVRDCLDGSDEANCQNVNQCSGPGKFKCRSGECIDASKVCNQQQDCRDWSDEPLKECNLNECLVNNGGCSHICRDLIIGYECDCPAGFELIDRKTCGDIDECQNPGICSQICINLKGGYKCECSRGYQMDLATGVCKAVGKEPALIFTNRRDIRKIGLERKEYTQLVEQLRNTVALDADIEEQKLYWADFSLKAIFSAPLDTRDKVGKHVKIVDNVHSPAAIAIDWVYKNIYWTDSALKTISVASIDGTKRRILFNTDLREPASIAVDPLSGFMYWSDWGEPAKIEKAGMNGFDRQQLVTTEIQWPNGIALDLVKSRLYWVDSKLHMLSSVDLNGQDRRIVLKSHELLAHPLALTIFEDRVYWIDGENEAIYGANKFSGSEWVTLVNNLNDAQDIIVYHELVQPSGKDWCHEDVVNGGCEYMCLPAPQINEYSPKYTCTCPTGYNLQEDGLKCSVSGTGTTVVLFETKDTSTTEKSSLGPVPGGRNLSSTVSEVSSTKRTSAAWAIIPVLLVAMAAVGGYFMWRNWQHKNMKSMNFDNPVYLKTTEEDLTIDIGRHSSSVGHTYPAISIVSTDEDVA; translated from the exons aTGGACCGGGGCGACCCCCCCCGCCTGCCGGGGACTTGTTGTGCGCCGAGCCGCTGCCGCCGCCTGGGCACGTCGGCGTCgcgggggctctgcctgctgctggccgCGCTGTGCTGCCTGCGCTCCGTGCAAG gtgcaaGAGCAAAATGTGAAGAATCTCAATTCCAGTGCAATAATGGACGTTGTATTCCCTTATTATGGAAatgtgatggtgatgatgattgTTCTGATGGCAGTGATGAACGTTCCTGTG TGAAGAAGACATGTGCTGAATCTGACTTTGTATGCAGCAATGGGCAGTGTGTACCAAACAGGTGGCAGTGTGATGGAGATCCAGACTGTGAAGATGGATCTGATGAAAACCCAGAACTGTGCC ATATGAGAACATGCCGGGTAAATGAAGTCAGCTGTGGTGCAAAGTCCACTCAGTGTATTCCTGTGTCCTGGAAGTGTGACGGTGAAAGAGATTGTGACAGTGGTGAAGATGAAGAGAACTGtg GCAATGTAACTTGTAGTCCAGCAGAGTTCACTTGCAAAAGTGGACAGTGCATCTCCAAAAACTTTGTCTGCAATGGCCAAGATGACTGCAGTGATGGTAGTGATGAACTAGACTGTGCACCACCTACTTGTGGAGTCCATGAATTCCAATGCAAGAGCTCTACCTGTATCCCAATTAGTTGGGTATGTGATGATGATGCAGACTGTTCAGACCAGTCGGATGAATCTCTGGAGCAGTGTGGCCGTCAGCCTGTCCCTCCTGTGAAGTGCTCTCCCAGTGAAGTACAGTGTGGCTCGGGGGAATGCATTCACAAGAAATGGCGCTGTGATGGAGATGCAGACTGCAAGGATGGAAGCGATGAGATAAATTGCC CTTCTCGGACTTGTAGGCCAGACCAGTTCAGATGTGAAGATGGGAACTGCATCCACGGTAGTAGGCAATGCAATGGTGTCCGAGACTGCCTGGATGGAAGTGATGAGGCCAACTGTCAAAATG TCAATCAGTGCTCTGGACCTGGCAAATTCAAGTGCAGAAGTGGAGAATGCATTGATGCCAGCAAAGTCTGTAACCAGCAGCAGGACTGCAGGGACTGGAGTGATGAGCCCCTCAAGGAATGCA ACCTTAATGAATGCCTGGTAAACAATGGTGGCTGCTCCCATATCTGCAGAGACTTGATCATTGGATATGAATGTGACTGCCCAGCTGGTTTTGAGCTAATAGATAGGAAAACATGTGGAG ATATCGATGAATGCCAGAATCCTGGGATCTGCAGCCAAATCTGTATTAACCTAAAAGGGGGCTACAAGTGCGAATGTAGTCGTGGCTACCAAATGGACCTAGCTACTGGAGTGTGCAAAGCAGTTG gaaAAGAACCGGCTCTAATCTTCACTAACCGTCGGGACATCAGGAAGATTGGCCTAGAAAGGAAAGAATACACCCAGCTGGTAGAGCAACTGAGAAACACTGTAGCACTGGATGCTGATATTGAAGAGCAGAAACTTTACTGGGCTGACTTTAGCCTTAAAGCAATCTTTAG TGCCCCACTTGATACTCGTGACAAAGTAGGTAAACATGTTAAAATTGTAGACAATGTGCATAGCCCTGCAGCAATTGCTATTGACTGGGTATACAAGAATATCTACTGGACTGACTCTGCTCTGAAGACCATTTCTGTGGCTAGTATTGATGGCACTAAAAGAAGGATTCTATTCAACACTGACTTAAGAGAGCCAGCCTCCATTGCTGTGGATCCTCTCTCTGG CTTTATGTACTGGTCTGACTGGGGTGAACCAGCAAAAATTGAAAAAGCAGGAATGAATGGATTTGATAGACAGCAGCTGGTAACAACTGAAATCCAGTGGCCTAATGGAATTGCACTAG ATCTTGTAAAAAGTCGCCTTTACTGGGTTGACTCTAAACTACATATGCTGTCCAGTGTGGATCTGAATGGCCAGGATCGTAGGATTGTGCTGAAATCACATGAGTTGCTTGCACATCCCCTTGCTCTAACCATATTTGAG gaccGTGTCTACTGGATTGATGGGGAGAATGAGGCCATCTATGGTGCCAACAAATTTTCTGGATCTGAATGGGTAACACTGGTGAACAACCTCAATGATGCACAGGATATCATTGTCTATCATGAGCTTGTTCAGCCTTCAG GCAAGGACTGGTGCCATGAGGATGTAGTAAATGGAGGCTGTGAGTACAtgtgcctgcctgctccccagataAATGAATACTCTCCAAAGTATACCTGCACGTGTCCTACTGGATACAACTTGCAAGAGGATGGCCTGAAGTGTTCAG tTTCAGGTACTGGAACTACTGTGGTTCTCTTTGAGACAAAAGATACCAGCACAACAGAAAAGTCATCTCTTGGACCAGTTCCTGGAG GACGCAATCTCAGCAGTACAGTGTCAGAAGTAAGTTCTACTAAAAGAACTTCAGCTGCATGGGCCATTATTCCTGTAT TATTGGTGGCAATGGCTGCAGTAGGTGGTTACTTCATGTGGCGTAACTGGCAACACAAGAACATGAAAAGCATGAACTTTGACAACCCTGTCTACTTGAAAACCACTGAAGAAGACCTCACTATTGATATTGGGAGACACAGCAGTTCAGTAGGACACACTTACCCAGCA ATATCTATTGTAAGTACAGATGAAGATGTAGCTTGA
- the VLDLR gene encoding very low-density lipoprotein receptor isoform X3, which yields MDRGDPPRLPGTCCAPSRCRRLGTSASRGLCLLLAALCCLRSVQGARAKCEESQFQCNNGRCIPLLWKCDGDDDCSDGSDERSCVKKTCAESDFVCSNGQCVPNRWQCDGDPDCEDGSDENPELCHMRTCRVNEVSCGAKSTQCIPVSWKCDGERDCDSGEDEENCGNVTCSPAEFTCKSGQCISKNFVCNGQDDCSDGSDELDCAPPTCGVHEFQCKSSTCIPISWVCDDDADCSDQSDESLEQCGRQPVPPVKCSPSEVQCGSGECIHKKWRCDGDADCKDGSDEINCPSRTCRPDQFRCEDGNCIHGSRQCNGVRDCLDGSDEANCQNVNQCSGPGKFKCRSGECIDASKVCNQQQDCRDWSDEPLKECNLNECLVNNGGCSHICRDLIIGYECDCPAGFELIDRKTCGDIDECQNPGICSQICINLKGGYKCECSRGYQMDLATGVCKAVGKEPALIFTNRRDIRKIGLERKEYTQLVEQLRNTVALDADIEEQKLYWADFSLKAIFSAPLDTRDKVGKHVKIVDNVHSPAAIAIDWVYKNIYWTDSALKTISVASIDGTKRRILFNTDLREPASIAVDPLSGFMYWSDWGEPAKIEKAGMNGFDRQQLVTTEIQWPNGIALDLVKSRLYWVDSKLHMLSSVDLNGQDRRIVLKSHELLAHPLALTIFEDRVYWIDGENEAIYGANKFSGSEWVTLVNNLNDAQDIIVYHELVQPSGKDWCHEDVVNGGCEYMCLPAPQINEYSPKYTCTCPTGYNLQEDGLKCSVSGTGTTVVLFETKDTSTTEKSSLGPVPGGRNLSSTVSEVSSTKRTSAAWAIIPVCMCWRILGEWHFLNAKLLVLQYWWQWLQ from the exons aTGGACCGGGGCGACCCCCCCCGCCTGCCGGGGACTTGTTGTGCGCCGAGCCGCTGCCGCCGCCTGGGCACGTCGGCGTCgcgggggctctgcctgctgctggccgCGCTGTGCTGCCTGCGCTCCGTGCAAG gtgcaaGAGCAAAATGTGAAGAATCTCAATTCCAGTGCAATAATGGACGTTGTATTCCCTTATTATGGAAatgtgatggtgatgatgattgTTCTGATGGCAGTGATGAACGTTCCTGTG TGAAGAAGACATGTGCTGAATCTGACTTTGTATGCAGCAATGGGCAGTGTGTACCAAACAGGTGGCAGTGTGATGGAGATCCAGACTGTGAAGATGGATCTGATGAAAACCCAGAACTGTGCC ATATGAGAACATGCCGGGTAAATGAAGTCAGCTGTGGTGCAAAGTCCACTCAGTGTATTCCTGTGTCCTGGAAGTGTGACGGTGAAAGAGATTGTGACAGTGGTGAAGATGAAGAGAACTGtg GCAATGTAACTTGTAGTCCAGCAGAGTTCACTTGCAAAAGTGGACAGTGCATCTCCAAAAACTTTGTCTGCAATGGCCAAGATGACTGCAGTGATGGTAGTGATGAACTAGACTGTGCACCACCTACTTGTGGAGTCCATGAATTCCAATGCAAGAGCTCTACCTGTATCCCAATTAGTTGGGTATGTGATGATGATGCAGACTGTTCAGACCAGTCGGATGAATCTCTGGAGCAGTGTGGCCGTCAGCCTGTCCCTCCTGTGAAGTGCTCTCCCAGTGAAGTACAGTGTGGCTCGGGGGAATGCATTCACAAGAAATGGCGCTGTGATGGAGATGCAGACTGCAAGGATGGAAGCGATGAGATAAATTGCC CTTCTCGGACTTGTAGGCCAGACCAGTTCAGATGTGAAGATGGGAACTGCATCCACGGTAGTAGGCAATGCAATGGTGTCCGAGACTGCCTGGATGGAAGTGATGAGGCCAACTGTCAAAATG TCAATCAGTGCTCTGGACCTGGCAAATTCAAGTGCAGAAGTGGAGAATGCATTGATGCCAGCAAAGTCTGTAACCAGCAGCAGGACTGCAGGGACTGGAGTGATGAGCCCCTCAAGGAATGCA ACCTTAATGAATGCCTGGTAAACAATGGTGGCTGCTCCCATATCTGCAGAGACTTGATCATTGGATATGAATGTGACTGCCCAGCTGGTTTTGAGCTAATAGATAGGAAAACATGTGGAG ATATCGATGAATGCCAGAATCCTGGGATCTGCAGCCAAATCTGTATTAACCTAAAAGGGGGCTACAAGTGCGAATGTAGTCGTGGCTACCAAATGGACCTAGCTACTGGAGTGTGCAAAGCAGTTG gaaAAGAACCGGCTCTAATCTTCACTAACCGTCGGGACATCAGGAAGATTGGCCTAGAAAGGAAAGAATACACCCAGCTGGTAGAGCAACTGAGAAACACTGTAGCACTGGATGCTGATATTGAAGAGCAGAAACTTTACTGGGCTGACTTTAGCCTTAAAGCAATCTTTAG TGCCCCACTTGATACTCGTGACAAAGTAGGTAAACATGTTAAAATTGTAGACAATGTGCATAGCCCTGCAGCAATTGCTATTGACTGGGTATACAAGAATATCTACTGGACTGACTCTGCTCTGAAGACCATTTCTGTGGCTAGTATTGATGGCACTAAAAGAAGGATTCTATTCAACACTGACTTAAGAGAGCCAGCCTCCATTGCTGTGGATCCTCTCTCTGG CTTTATGTACTGGTCTGACTGGGGTGAACCAGCAAAAATTGAAAAAGCAGGAATGAATGGATTTGATAGACAGCAGCTGGTAACAACTGAAATCCAGTGGCCTAATGGAATTGCACTAG ATCTTGTAAAAAGTCGCCTTTACTGGGTTGACTCTAAACTACATATGCTGTCCAGTGTGGATCTGAATGGCCAGGATCGTAGGATTGTGCTGAAATCACATGAGTTGCTTGCACATCCCCTTGCTCTAACCATATTTGAG gaccGTGTCTACTGGATTGATGGGGAGAATGAGGCCATCTATGGTGCCAACAAATTTTCTGGATCTGAATGGGTAACACTGGTGAACAACCTCAATGATGCACAGGATATCATTGTCTATCATGAGCTTGTTCAGCCTTCAG GCAAGGACTGGTGCCATGAGGATGTAGTAAATGGAGGCTGTGAGTACAtgtgcctgcctgctccccagataAATGAATACTCTCCAAAGTATACCTGCACGTGTCCTACTGGATACAACTTGCAAGAGGATGGCCTGAAGTGTTCAG tTTCAGGTACTGGAACTACTGTGGTTCTCTTTGAGACAAAAGATACCAGCACAACAGAAAAGTCATCTCTTGGACCAGTTCCTGGAG GACGCAATCTCAGCAGTACAGTGTCAGAAGTAAGTTCTACTAAAAGAACTTCAGCTGCATGGGCCATTATTCCTGTAT GTATGTGTTGGAGAATCCTGGGGGAGTGGCACTTTCTCAATGCCAAGTTACTTGTTTTGCAGTATTGGTGGCAATGGCTGCAGTAG